The proteins below come from a single Nitrosospira sp. Is2 genomic window:
- a CDS encoding YciI family protein: MRFMMLVIPKGYENAAPGTMPDAKAVEKMMKYNEELQKAGVLLALDGLHPPSMGARVSFSGGRPTVTDGPFIETKEVLGGYWMIRVDSKEEAIAWASRCPMADNEIIEIRQVQEMADFPPDVQKAAEGFSAMQQGQS, translated from the coding sequence ATGCGATTCATGATGCTTGTGATCCCGAAGGGCTATGAGAACGCGGCCCCAGGAACGATGCCGGACGCGAAGGCGGTCGAGAAAATGATGAAATACAACGAGGAACTGCAGAAAGCCGGCGTCCTGCTCGCGCTCGACGGTTTGCACCCGCCGTCGATGGGCGCGCGCGTATCGTTCTCCGGGGGCAGGCCGACGGTGACCGACGGCCCCTTCATCGAGACCAAGGAGGTGCTCGGCGGCTACTGGATGATTCGCGTGGATTCGAAGGAGGAGGCGATTGCGTGGGCGTCCCGCTGTCCGATGGCTGACAATGAGATTATCGAGATCCGCCAGGTACAGGAGATGGCGGACTTTCCGCCTGACGTGCAAAAGGCGGCGGAGGGGTTTTCTGCGATGCAGCAGGGGCAGTCCTGA